ACAGATCTCTTGCTCCCGCAAACAATCGCAGACATGTTATCTGCTTCCTCCCTTCTTCCTTCAGACCTGATCTCTCACCCTTtcctttcctttttgttttttttcttttcctttctcaGAATCTCTCCAATCTGATGATGATTCTCGGAAACCGAACAGAAAAGTCAAACCCACCCTTTGATATAATAACACAACAAGAATCGGATCTAAATGGATCCGACAACAACCGGGAGTCGGATCTACATTTCTCACAATGGGCTAACACGAAACCTACTAAAATGGGCCTAATGGGCCGTACCACGAGCCTTAACTGTTTCCCTCATTCAAAACGGTGTGTGAACTAAAACATATCGTTCATACTTGATTGATAGCTTAGCTGTCCGTGTCGGTGGATCTTCAAAAACGAAGTTTCTCAATTAttgtttaaagaaaaaacatggcaaagtcaaaaaataataattaaatcgTTGGTGGAGATCAGATCCAAATTCTGGTATATTAAGGCCGTAACACACTACTGTATGATTTGTATAGTAGTACTATGATTTGCTTCACCACTTGCTCCACTGAGATTATATAAAGAGCGGATCATTCACTCTCTAATCCGGATCTGGAGatttctcttattctctctGCTCATAAAGTTGCAATCTTGGGAGAGATTTGAAGCTGCCAACACCCTTTCTCTCTGGTATTTACAGCAACTCTGTTGCTTTCTTTTTATGTTCTTGCTTCTGGGTACTTCTCTAAATCCAAGATTCATAAAtgcttcttctttgttttaCTTTCTGTTTGCTCTTAGGTTAGTTCAAACTACTATGACTTGGGTTTTGGCTAATCATATTTGATCTCTTCGTTTAAGTGTTTTTTGTTGATTTTAGTTGGGGGTTTTTAGATCTTTAGTCATTTGTGTTCTGTGGTATCATATTGTCATGTGATTAAGCTCAGAACTGTTGAATAAAGTATTGTGCTTTTGGTTTTGGGCTAATGTTTGATCTCTTCAAACAAAGCCTAAAGAAACAAGATCTAGTAGAGTCATTATTAGTCAATAACGTTGACTTCCATTTCGTAGGAACCCCAACATCATTTTAGCTCTTCCCTTGCTTCTTCTAAACTTTCTTTTACTCTGTTACTTAAAGTCATTGTATTCTCTTTGGGTTTTGCAGGTGCATTTTGACTAGGGATCGTGCCGTGGGTCTAGGAACATGGCGATGGGGAAATATTCTCGTGTAGACGGGAAGAAGTCATCAGGCTATGGCTTAACCATTACCATAGTTTTGATCGTTTCTCTCTCTATGGTTGGGGCTTGGATGTTCATGTCTTCCTGGTCTGCCCCTACCGAGTCTATTGACTTCTCTTCAAGCCAGACTACTAAAGATGTGGAAACTACCACCAAGACTGATTCCACTAACGAAGAAGCCTCCAAGAGTCTTCCGGATGAAAAGACTGAGGAGACTGAAGTTGTGAAAGAGAGCAATGAGGAGAAGCCTGATCCTGAGAAAACGGAGGAGGCTGAGGAGAAAAAGGAATTTGAAGACAAAAACGGTGAAGGGGATAGAAAAGATGGGGAGGGTGAGAAAGAGGCAGAATCAGAAAGTGATGAAACGAAGCAAAAGGAGAAGACACAACTTGAAGAGAGCTCAGAAGAAAACAAATCCGAGGATGGTAATAAAACCGAGGAGAATACTGAAGAAAACACCGAGAAAAAGACTGAAGAAACTGAAGAGAACACTGAGAAGAGTAAGGATGTGTTCCCATCTGGTGACCAGGCTGAAATCACAAAGGAGGCGAGCACAGGAAGTGGGGCTTGGTCTACCCAATTGGATGAGTCGCAGAACGAGAAGAAAACTCAAGTCTCCTCAATCAAATGGAAAGTCTGCAATGTGACAGCTGGACCAGACTATATCCCTTGCCTTGACAATTGGCAAGCTATCAGGAAACTTGCCAGAAAGCATTATGAACATCGCGAGAGGCATTGTCCCGAGGAGTCTCCAACCTGCCTTGTTCCTCTTCCCGAAGGGTATAAGAGATCCATCAAATGGCCTAAGAGCAGAGAAAAGGTAAAGCTTCTTGAGTTCCTCCTTTATGTTTATTTGTCATTGATACTtatgttttgtgtgttttgcCACACAGATATGGTACAACAATGTTCCTCACATGAAGCTTGCAGAAGTCAAAGGACATCAGAACTGGGTGAAGATGAGTGGTGAATACTTAACATTCCCTGGTGGTGGTACTCAGTTCAAGAACGGTGCTCTTCACTACATCGATTTCCTCCAAGAGGTACACTTTATTCATTCAATGTCTACACAACTTCCTCATTGACTATTAACATTGATATGTGTCATTGGTTGCAGTCATATCCTGATATTGCTTGGGGAAACAGAACCCGTGTTATATTGGATGTTGGGTGTGGTGTTGCTAGCTTCGGAGGCTATCTTTTTGACAGAGATGTGCTTGCTTTGTCGTTTGCTCCCAAAGATGAACACGAGGCGCAGGTGCAATTTGCTTTGGAACGTGGTATCCCTGCAATGTCGAATGTTATGGGAACCAAGAGATTACCTTTTCCAGGATCTGTTTTCGACCTTATCCATTGTGCTCGCTGTAGAGTCCCTTGGCATATTGAAGGTGGTAAACTACTTTTGGAATTGAACCGTGCATTGAGGCCAGGTGGTTTCTTTGTCTGGTCGGCGACTCCAGTTTACAGGAAGACCGAAGAAGACGTTGGCATATGGAAAGGTTTGGAAACTTTGTTTTTGGATATGAATATAAGACTATAATGCAATTGGTTCTTAACTAACTTGTGAGAtgattttctctgttttgtagCAATGTCGAAACTCACAAAGGCAATGTGCTGGGAGTTAAAGACGATTAAGAAAGATGAACTGAATGAAGTGAGTGCTGCCGTTTACCAAAAGCCAATGACTAATGAATGCTACAACCAAAGATCTCAAGAAGAGCCACCTCTATGCAAAGACTCTGATGATCAAAATGCCGCTTGGTAGTTTATTCacaactaactaactaactagtCATGCAATGGAACACTTTTGCTAAGGCATGTgtgttgtttgatgcaggaatgTTCCACTTGAGGCATGTATGCACAAAGTGACGGAAGATTCGTCAAAACGTGGGGCAGTTTGGCCTGAAAGATGGCCACAGAGAGTAGAGACAGTTCCTCAGTGGTTGGATTCTAAGGAAGGTGTATATGGAAAACCTGCACAAGAGGATTTCACAGCAGACCATGAACGTTGGAAGAGTATTGTTTCAAAGTCATACCTCAACGGTATGGGAATCGATTGGTCCAATGTGAGAAATGTGATGGACATGAGAGCTGTCTATGGAGGGtaagttttgaaaaaatatctTTCACCAGTACAAAATTGTCTCCATGTATCCGTTactaaatgatatatttatctCTCTCTTGGTTTCAGTTTTGCTGCTGCTTTGAAGGATCTGAAGCTGTGGGTGATGAATGTAGTTCCTATCGACTCACCAGATACGCTTCCAATTATATATGAACGTGGTTTGTTTGGAATATACCATGACTGGTGTGAATCATTCAGCACTTACCCTCGAACTTACGACCTCCTTCATGCTGATCATCTTTTCTCTTCACTCAAGAAGAGGTATGTATTTATACACTACAGTCACATATATGCATCTCTGTATCCTTTTCTTGATTGCAAAATCTGATGACCATATGTGTAAACAAAACCCTTTAGGTGCAACTTGGTGTCGGTAATGGCTGAAGTGGACAGGATTCTAAGACCACAAGGGACTTTTATAGTAAGAGATGACAGTGAAACGATAGGAgaaattgagaagatggtgaaaTCTCTGAAATGGGATGTAAGAATGACACAATCCAAAGATGGAGAAGGAGTGCTCGCTGTTCAGAAGTCATGGTGGCGTCCTACAGAGGTCGAGACCATTACATCGGCAATAGCAAAGGCAGGAGAGGTTTAAAATAGTTTGATGAGTAAGTTGTTTCTTTTATGATCACGTTGATTGTTTACTTGTATTATTAGTCCAATATTTGTATCCTTTTTTTGCATTGacgaaaatattatacaaagacAATTGTCTCAATAGTGTAAGCTTTTATGAGTTTTTGAATTGGTCCTAAACACCCATGAAATCTTTTATTATAAATACTGCAGCAAACTTATATATACTGTGTATATTTGAACTATAGCTTTGATGTGTGTATATTTGAACTATAGATATGATGAGTCCATGTATTATGCATCACTTATTCCGGATTCTCAAAGCTTGACTTTTTAATCCCAACAGATGTGGACTTCCCTTTGGCCTTTATAAGTTACCATTCAAACAGCTTATACTTCATGATCTCCGTATAGAGACCAGACCTATTAACCAACTCACAGGCAAAGCTGACCCTATTAATTAGCCTTTCAAATCCTTCTAGCCATATTTATCCTACTCCAATACTTTTTGGTAAGAAGAACGTCTGATCCTCTCTGTTTGAGATGTTAGTTAGACTTTTCATCCAACCTAAATACTCAAATACTTATACTTAGATTATGATAGTGAGATATGGTTCAAAGTTATTTCACTATTTTATTTGAAGAATTGGTTTATTTTGTCGATTACTGTCATTTCGTTcctattaatatttttacgaaaaatataCTCTTTGTTAAATGTCTATTTTCATTTCTAATgcaaacttaaaatatataattataaatttacataaataatatttctaagTAGAAAGAGAAATTTGTGTGATAACTAGTAAAACTAGGACAGTACATGGTaactatgaaacaaaataataaaatcaaaatatatggaATAAGATGAATGGAATTAGTTTAAAATGGAATATTTTCATTCTGTTTATTCATAATCAAAATTGTAGAGGAATGTTTAGAAATGtttttcttcgttttttttttgtaatgttaATGTAGTTGAAAGAATGAGTATTTCATTCTATTTATgtcaaatggtaaaaaaaatgtaataaatagaATTAATCATTCCAcatcattatattttaaaaaataaataattcagttgtagctttaaaaaaataaaagatatataatagaAATTTTAATGTTGTCTGAAGTATACTTgttgaaaaatacaaaattgaaACAGGAAAATTATTTGACAAGCGTAGTCGAAACTTTTGAAATAATGATAAACCTAAAATTaagagaataaaaataaaaatataagagttaaatccaaaaaaaaatgaacaagcaagataaaaggttttttttttaaatagcataCCAAAATATATCTGCTTAGATACTTGTGGGCCCAACGCAGGGCGGCAGGGGAGTGAGATAGACTCGGACACTATAAAACTCATGAACAAAGTAACTTGGTCCCTAAGACTCCACCATAATTGTTGCCTCTCAGTGTCTTTAGGGTTTTGTAACAAAACGATCATTCTTCTCATTATCTCCATCTATTCCAATCCGATCACTCTTCTTGAAGATTAACGAGCGATGGAGATTGCTTCGAGCAATTTGAGATACGAAACTAAAGATGTTGGGTGCAAATCAACCAGTTCCTCCTTCTTACACATAAACCCTAAGTTGAGACGAGATGGCAAGGAAAGGCGCGACGTTGTTATGGAGACTCCAAAGAAACGCAAACATTCTGATGAAGAAAAACCacctgagaagagacaaaagaaGACCTTCGAAGCTTTGAAGTCTAAGTTTACAGAACCGGTGGATGCAAAAGCAATTACGGCCAAGTTTAAAGAACCGGTGCAATATTTTACGACCCTTCATGATACAAAGAGGAAGTCCAAGGTTATTACAGAAAAACCAGGTGATAAGACTGAGACTCAAGACCACAGTTTGAAAGACTTGATAGTAAAGGCGCGAGAGAAAGTGCAAGAAAAGAGACAGATCGATCATAGGAACAATGACATCGCAAGCCAGAGGATAACTGCTCGGTTAGCCTTAACTCAGATGGTAAAAACCGTTGATTTCGATGATCATCTTAAATATCACATGGAATTAGAAAAGCTTGGATGTGATTTCATCAGTGATCAAGTCAGTTGCTTGTACAAGTTCAGTCTCTTGTCAAGAAGCGACTACTACATTGATGAATCTAACTAAAATCTGAGAAAAGTGTAGTTGTGAtctgtctttttgtttttatttgttgtatAATATGTAGAACATGTCTGAAGTTTCTCTTTTCAGATTATATATGACAAAGTTTCAGAGtaattatgtttataatatttgcAAAAGTGATCAAGCTACTGTTATTGCTACAAATAGTAGCAACTCCATATACTTAATTAATACAAGTATAGTAGCTACTCCAAATACTTTGTATAAAGATGGAATAGTGCATGTCTAAGAGTTTCAAATTTGCATCAACATTAAAcaaaattcacatcaaaccaaaccaaaattattTGGTCATGAATTTGTGAAACCAAACTATATATGCAGATGCAAAAGGACTGCTCAGATCTAGATCCAAGTGTTACAACTGACTATTAAAACTTTGAATAAGATTCAAGATTTCAGTCAAAATATTCCACATTTCACTTGATGACCTATGAAAAGTTTGGATAGTCTTTGTGGTAGTTTACTATTTTGGGGAGAGGATTGCAGATGCAGCAGTGACATCTGCTATCAGAGCAACTAGTTGACGAGCCTGAAGGCAAGCACCAATGTCAAAAGGATGCAACTCTGAACCATCATAGAGAAGATTCAGGCCCGCATGAAGACAAAGGATCTGCGAAGGTCCACGGCCCGAGCTCGATAAAAATGACCCATACTTATAGCTTTGGACCCTTGTGTGTTATATTcgtgataaaaaaatttgtaggCTTATCCTAAAGTATTTCTCTATGAATATCTTTGAATGGGTAAGAACTAATAGAGACACTTCATAAGGATCTTCGTCTTTGATTCAACAACACATGTATTTCTTTGCGTCTATCTATTTCTCTGATCATTAATTGAAACCACAACTTTGTCCCTGATTTCACCAAAGATTTGTTGTCCCCTAATAATTACTTGACCTAATATTTTTGTGATCACATTCTAATAGATCTACTAACCAACATGGGACCCTTATGCTAATAAAAAACGGTGTAAAGAAGCATGAGTCTGGTAGTTTTTGGCTTCTCTTGTATATATACAAGTTCTCAACTTCTGttgtaagtatatatatatatatatatatatatatcttgttatataaatatataactttcatTCCCACATGATCATGTCTTCTCACCATAAGCTTATAGTCCACAATTTGTTTTGCACATACAATTGATTATGCCAACTTGGGACCATCATTGATCAGATAGAGTAGAAACATAGGCATGTGTTGTGTCTTGTTAGGTTTCTCAGGAGCTTGTCATAAAGCCTGTCAAAGCTAATAGTTTCTCCTTCTATAAAATGAAACAAGGCAATGGTATTTTCCATCATTTATTTCTGTCACAGAATCACAGAGAGCTCTACATCAGAACTTACAAATctgttctctttctttctccttcTTACTTTTtggattaaatatattttagaaaatgatAATGAACACAAAGAAGCTAATGAAGATGGTCAAGAAATGGCAACAAAGAGCAGCCCTCCATAGGAAAAGGATCTCATTTCAGAGGTCGAGTTCTAGTGGTAGCAGCTCAACGTCAGTAGATAAGGGTTGCTTTGTGGTTTATACGGCGGACAAAGCCCGCTTTACTTTTCCAATAAGTTACCTGAGCAACTCTGTTTTCCAAGAACTCTTGAAAATCTCTGAAGAAGAGTTCGGCCTCCCCACCGAAGGACAAATTACATTGCCATTCGATTCTGTTTTCTTGGAGTATCTTATCAAATTGGTCCAGCGACGAATGGatgaaaatacagaaaaggctTTGTTAATGTCAATCTCTAGTGGTAGATGTTCTTCGCAATGCTCTTTGCAACTACAAGATCAAAGTAGTTGTCAACATTTGCTTGTATTTTAGAGTGTAGCAGTTTCTGTATTAGATAGACACAGAAATACAAATTATTATCTTCATCTCTTCTCATCAAAGTCAACTTCTATTGCAAAACAACTTTAATGTCACTTGTGTTCATGCTTTCATATAAAGTTGTAAAGAAAATCTTCAAGATACTTCACTAAGAAATACCTAACAATGAAAACTTTGGGTCTCAGAAATGGTGCAGCTGTTTATAGGAAAGATGCGTTCCTATGATATGAACTTAATCTGTACCGAAGAAATAAGAATTATTAAAAGAGTAGTTGAATTTTGGACGTTTAATCTGTGGACTTATTATCTACATGgtcatcattttcttcttcagtATGACATGTTTCTTTTTCACCAGATCATGTGCTGTATT
The nucleotide sequence above comes from Brassica napus cultivar Da-Ae chromosome A9, Da-Ae, whole genome shotgun sequence. Encoded proteins:
- the LOC106400963 gene encoding auxin-responsive protein SAUR64-like, with product MIMNTKKLMKMVKKWQQRAALHRKRISFQRSSSSGSSSTSVDKGCFVVYTADKARFTFPISYLSNSVFQELLKISEEEFGLPTEGQITLPFDSVFLEYLIKLVQRRMDENTEKALLMSISSGRCSSQCSLQLQDQSSCQHLLVF
- the LOC106363252 gene encoding uncharacterized protein LOC106363252, which codes for MEIASSNLRYETKDVGCKSTSSSFLHINPKLRRDGKERRDVVMETPKKRKHSDEEKPPEKRQKKTFEALKSKFTEPVDAKAITAKFKEPVQYFTTLHDTKRKSKVITEKPGDKTETQDHSLKDLIVKAREKVQEKRQIDHRNNDIASQRITARLALTQMVKTVDFDDHLKYHMELEKLGCDFISDQVSCLYKFSLLSRSDYYIDESN
- the LOC106367395 gene encoding probable methyltransferase PMT24; the protein is MAMGKYSRVDGKKSSGYGLTITIVLIVSLSMVGAWMFMSSWSAPTESIDFSSSQTTKDVETTTKTDSTNEEASKSLPDEKTEETEVVKESNEEKPDPEKTEEAEEKKEFEDKNGEGDRKDGEGEKEAESESDETKQKEKTQLEESSEENKSEDGNKTEENTEENTEKKTEETEENTEKSKDVFPSGDQAEITKEASTGSGAWSTQLDESQNEKKTQVSSIKWKVCNVTAGPDYIPCLDNWQAIRKLARKHYEHRERHCPEESPTCLVPLPEGYKRSIKWPKSREKIWYNNVPHMKLAEVKGHQNWVKMSGEYLTFPGGGTQFKNGALHYIDFLQESYPDIAWGNRTRVILDVGCGVASFGGYLFDRDVLALSFAPKDEHEAQVQFALERGIPAMSNVMGTKRLPFPGSVFDLIHCARCRVPWHIEGGKLLLELNRALRPGGFFVWSATPVYRKTEEDVGIWKAMSKLTKAMCWELKTIKKDELNEVSAAVYQKPMTNECYNQRSQEEPPLCKDSDDQNAAWNVPLEACMHKVTEDSSKRGAVWPERWPQRVETVPQWLDSKEGVYGKPAQEDFTADHERWKSIVSKSYLNGMGIDWSNVRNVMDMRAVYGGFAAALKDLKLWVMNVVPIDSPDTLPIIYERGLFGIYHDWCESFSTYPRTYDLLHADHLFSSLKKRCNLVSVMAEVDRILRPQGTFIVRDDSETIGEIEKMVKSLKWDVRMTQSKDGEGVLAVQKSWWRPTEVETITSAIAKAGEV